GCTGAGTTCGTCGAAAATCGCGCTCGGATACTCTTCCTCTCGGTCAAGATATTTGGCCTCCGGTTCAATCTCCTCTTTTGTGAATTTTCGAACCTCATCTCGCAGCGCCCGTTGATCCTTGGTCAGGTCGAACCTCATGTGTCATGGGTTCGCCCCCGATCGAGTAAACATGGAACCTGCTATAGCAGGTGATTGCGAGTGAGAAAGCAAACAGCGAACTTTCGGAATTGCAGCCACTAGTGCCGCGAGCGGACGCATGCGCCGTATTTCTATTTTCGGCTGTCACATCTGGTGGACAATCGACCCGCTTGCGGATCGGGCCGACCGGGAGGATAAGGGGAACGTGCGCCTACGGTAGCGCCTTCCGGAGGTCCTCGCAGAGGTCATCGGGGTCTTCGAGGCCAACAGATACCCGGACCAACGTCTCGGGAATCTCCGCTGAATCCTCACTACGACTGAACTCGTCGGGGAGCATTAGTGACGGTACCTCAACAAGGCTCTCAACCCCGCCGAGACTGGCTCCCGGCGTGAATATCTCAAGTCCCTCGACGAACGCCTCAAGTTCGATGAGTGTTCCATCGAACTCGAAGGACAGCATCCCGCTGTGTCCCGACATCTGCTCACTCGCAAGATCGTGTTGCGGGTGGCTTTCGAGACCCGGATAGTGGACACGAGCGACCCGATTATGGCTTTCGAGGAACTGGGCAACTGCCATCGCATTCCTCTCGTGATGTTCCATCCGGGCGGGCAATGTCTTGATACCTCGCGAAACGAGGTAGCAGTCGAACGGTGACAGCATATTTCCAAGCCCAACCCGCTGTGCGAACGATAATTGCTCGAAAATTCCATTGTCGTCAGTAATAACGGCACCGCCTATCGAGTCAGAGTGTCCGTTGAGGTACTTGGTGGTGCTGTGAACGACGATGTCGGCACCCAGATCAAGTGGGGCTTGGTAGTATGGACTCGCAAAGGTACTGTCCACGCCGAACAGAGCATCGTGGTCATCGGCGATGTCGGCTATCGTTTGGACATCGCACAACCTAATCAAGGGATTCGACGGGGTTTCAGCCCAGATTAGGTCAGTGTCCGCGTTGACTGCATCGGCGACGTTGTCGGGGTCACGGGCGTCAACAAAGTCGATGTCAACGCCGAGATGTCCGGCCATGTGTTCCGTGAGCAGCTTTTCGGTTCCGCTATAGATGGAATCCGAGGAGACAACGTGGCCTCCCGGGGGGACTAGCGATAGCATTGTCGTTGATGTGGCGACCATTCCAGAGGCGAACGCCAACCCATGCTCGCCGTTTTCAAGGCGAGCCAACTGCTCTTCAAGAGCTGCCCGTGTCGGATTGCTCTCGCGCGAATAGTCGTGTTCATTGGCATCCTCTCCGCTTGCCCACTCGAACGTAGTCGAGAGGTGGATCGGCGGGACGACGTCGTTCGTTCCATCTCTGTGAGGATGCGTTTCAATTTCAGCTGCGCCGACTGCGATGGTTGCGAACCGATTCCGGTCAGATTGGTTATTGTGTCGTGTCATTGAGTACTCACCATGATGCTCCACTCGGTTCTGAGATAGAGGGATGTTCATAGGAATGTTCTCCGTCGTGAGGGATAGGCGTGAAGTTCCCGGCGAGGGTGGCCAGAAACTCAACCCCGATTTAGGCGTGAGTCGGCGAGTCGTTGGTTGCTAACTGTGGTACGCTCAAGGGGAAGCATCTTGTTCGCCGAGACAAGTGAATAGCCCAGATGTATTTGGTAACGTTCCGCCTCGCTCCCGGTGAGTACGATGCTGAGTTTCACGAGTTGAACGACGCGATACAAGCGGCTGCCGAGGACACAGAGGGATATCTAGGTAAGCAGACGTGGCATGCACCGGATAATGAGGAGGTTCTTGTTGTTTACTACTGGGAGTCGTTGGACGCGATCGAATCGTTTGGAGCGGATGCGGACCACAAACACGCGAAACAGCGGTGGACAGAGTGGTACGATGCGTATGAGGTCACTGTTACAGAAGTTGTTGAGACATATGGGAGTGGATTCGGTGACGATGCGAGCCCACTCGTGTAGGGGGATTACCGACTGGTTTGATTAATGGAGTCTACAAGCAGATAACGAGTACCTCCCTGCATCGACCAATTCAGTTGCCCTGATCGAAATGCTCTGCTCCTGCAAGATACGTGCCCTGTATGTAGCGGATCGTCACCAATCAAAAAGAGCCATCACCATTGTTCCACATCTGCTGGTAAGACTATCTGATGGAACAGCGTGGCCGCCGATTAACCGATGCATTCGTTGCTGCTCTCGAACTCCGCAAATACCTCCGTGAAGGGACAGCCTTCTGCGATGCGCTCACCGACCTCGACCTCCAGATCGAGACGCTCGAAGACGCCTACCCAGAGTGGCATCCCGCGTCGTACCCATTCTACGGGATGCTCAAGCTCTTTATTTATCTGGAAGTCACTGGAGACAGCTATCGGTCTCTCACACGCTATCCAGAACTTGCCGACGTATTCGGTCTCGATCAAATTCCTAATGAGTCAGTCATCTCTCGAACGTGGCGCAATCGCTTTGACGACGATGTTCGTGGGTATGTCACTGCCAGTGCACACTGCTTAGTCAAGGAAGTCCACAACGAGAATCTCTCAGTCCCCGAAGTCCGGCCACTGGAGGAAGTCAAGCAGTCATCAGAGGAGACTACTGACTCGGCTGAGAATACTACCGAATTCTCTGATGACGAGATCTACCGTACAACCCGTCTCGCTCGTGAGCACGGCTTCGGTCCGTTCGACTCTGAGAGAGCTCACAACGCGACGTATGAAGACACGCAATTCTTTGAGCTTCAGACGTTTATTGGGATGGTCGGCTGTGGTACTCCACAGGGTGCGGCCCGGTTCAAGTTCCGACGAGGCAAAGAGTACGGTCCCCACGGAGACACCCACCTCCGAGCCGTCAAGCAATTTGTTCCTGAGAGCCTACTTGATGGATTTCA
This genomic window from Halogeometricum sp. S3BR5-2 contains:
- a CDS encoding trans-sulfuration enzyme family protein, with translation MTRHNNQSDRNRFATIAVGAAEIETHPHRDGTNDVVPPIHLSTTFEWASGEDANEHDYSRESNPTRAALEEQLARLENGEHGLAFASGMVATSTTMLSLVPPGGHVVSSDSIYSGTEKLLTEHMAGHLGVDIDFVDARDPDNVADAVNADTDLIWAETPSNPLIRLCDVQTIADIADDHDALFGVDSTFASPYYQAPLDLGADIVVHSTTKYLNGHSDSIGGAVITDDNGIFEQLSFAQRVGLGNMLSPFDCYLVSRGIKTLPARMEHHERNAMAVAQFLESHNRVARVHYPGLESHPQHDLASEQMSGHSGMLSFEFDGTLIELEAFVEGLEIFTPGASLGGVESLVEVPSLMLPDEFSRSEDSAEIPETLVRVSVGLEDPDDLCEDLRKALP
- a CDS encoding antibiotic biosynthesis monooxygenase family protein, with protein sequence MYLVTFRLAPGEYDAEFHELNDAIQAAAEDTEGYLGKQTWHAPDNEEVLVVYYWESLDAIESFGADADHKHAKQRWTEWYDAYEVTVTEVVETYGSGFGDDASPLV